The Aureispira anguillae genome contains a region encoding:
- a CDS encoding ArsR/SmtB family transcription factor produces MELQTVIIDEDKLEYAAEVMRALTHDLRLQILSFIDKNKNINVNKIYNTLGLEQSITSQHLRILRLANIVTHERKGKQIFYGVNYDYINRIVGDISVFLSKI; encoded by the coding sequence ATGGAATTACAAACAGTTATCATAGACGAAGATAAGCTGGAATATGCAGCTGAGGTTATGCGTGCACTAACACATGACTTAAGATTACAAATACTTTCTTTTATTGACAAAAATAAAAACATTAACGTCAATAAAATTTATAATACGCTTGGTTTAGAGCAATCTATCACGTCTCAACATTTACGTATTTTACGCCTAGCTAATATTGTTACGCATGAACGCAAAGGAAAACAAATTTTTTATGGTGTCAACTATGACTATATTAATAGAATAGTAGGCGATATTAGTGTTTTTCTTTCTAAAATTTAG
- a CDS encoding ArsR/SmtB family transcription factor, whose protein sequence is MAKSKMEVFTLKNGKQEIKLIYPELRKVVLILRAIGHDLRKKIIDLLRENETMNVTDIYVKLRIEQSVASQHLAILRKAGIVLTKRNGKFIYYTLNNARLAEVSVLVEQLAA, encoded by the coding sequence ATGGCAAAATCAAAAATGGAGGTTTTTACCCTCAAGAATGGTAAACAAGAAATCAAACTTATTTACCCAGAACTACGCAAAGTTGTACTTATACTACGTGCAATTGGACATGACTTACGCAAAAAGATTATTGATCTTTTACGTGAGAATGAAACAATGAATGTAACAGATATTTATGTAAAATTGCGCATTGAACAATCTGTGGCATCTCAGCACTTAGCTATTTTACGAAAAGCAGGAATCGTCTTAACTAAACGCAATGGTAAATTTATTTACTATACCTTAAACAATGCTAGATTAGCTGAAGTTTCCGTTTTAGTTGAGCAATTGGCTGCTTAA